A section of the Streptomyces sp. NBC_00178 genome encodes:
- a CDS encoding dienelactone hydrolase family protein, with product MAQRALPLPAARLGRAVHTAGATPEVSGVVLLLPDGETDSRRRPSALSYAAQLPLARTLAGAGREDGLAVHVVRYRSRGWNTGADPVADAQWAADEVVRRYGDVPVCLVGHGMGGRAALRGAGHTAVNSVLAMAPWLPDGPAEPEPVKHLAGRRVLIVHGTNDARSSPELSYRLAERAKKANRDTCRFEVHSDGHALRQHRSEVMALAADFIRGSLFARSYARPVADAFAAPPPLGLRMPLAAGFGRSLRH from the coding sequence ATGGCACAGCGCGCACTTCCCCTGCCTGCCGCCAGGCTGGGACGGGCCGTTCACACGGCCGGAGCAACACCCGAGGTCAGCGGAGTGGTCCTGCTGCTCCCCGACGGCGAGACCGACTCCCGCCGCCGCCCTTCCGCCCTGTCGTACGCGGCCCAGCTGCCCCTTGCCCGGACCCTGGCCGGGGCGGGCCGCGAGGACGGGCTCGCCGTGCACGTCGTGCGCTACCGCAGCCGCGGCTGGAACACCGGTGCCGACCCGGTGGCCGACGCGCAGTGGGCGGCGGACGAGGTCGTGCGCCGCTACGGCGACGTCCCCGTCTGCCTCGTCGGGCACGGGATGGGAGGCCGGGCCGCCCTGCGCGGCGCGGGGCACACCGCCGTCAACTCCGTGCTGGCGATGGCACCCTGGCTTCCCGACGGACCCGCCGAGCCCGAACCGGTGAAGCACCTGGCCGGGCGCCGGGTGCTGATCGTGCACGGAACGAACGACGCCCGGTCGAGCCCTGAGCTCTCCTACCGGCTGGCCGAGCGGGCCAAGAAGGCCAACCGGGACACCTGCCGGTTCGAGGTCCACTCCGACGGCCACGCCCTGCGTCAGCACCGGTCCGAGGTGATGGCGCTGGCCGCGGACTTCATACGGGGTTCACTGTTCGCCCGGTCGTACGCCCGCCCCGTCGCCGACGCCTTCGCCGCTCCCCCTCCGCTGGGCCTGCGGATGCCCCTCGCGGCGGGGTTCGGGCGGTCGCTGCGGCACTGA
- a CDS encoding MFS transporter translates to MPPASTGASTVRVDAAVPYSAAAVSPTAPDRLAPGGHGYRRMSFALFVAGIATFALLYSTQALLPAVSASFHATAEQASWTVSAATGGLALCVLPLSALSERFGRRQMMTASLAVAVVIGLLVPFAPSLGWLIALRAVQGAALAGLPASAMAYLAEEVRPKALVAAIGLFVAGNSIGGMSGRVLSGWLTQLWGWRVAVGAIGLLALACAVAFHFMIPAARHFTPSSLNPRALAKTVTGHLSDPLLRRLYAIGALFMTVFGAVYTVIGYRLTEEPFSLPQGVVGSIFLVYLVGTLSSAGAGRLVARLGRRGALYLAVSTTAAGLLLTLAGQLAAVLAGLVLITAGFFAGHAVASSSVSRTATTGRAQASALYQSAYYLGSSAGGTLGAVAFHAGGWAGTVALGLLAVLGVLSITLFGTRAARSERMRAGTVPAMHN, encoded by the coding sequence ATGCCTCCTGCCAGTACCGGGGCGTCCACCGTCAGGGTGGACGCCGCCGTTCCGTATTCCGCCGCAGCCGTCTCGCCCACCGCTCCGGACCGCCTCGCACCCGGTGGCCACGGCTACCGGCGCATGAGTTTCGCCCTCTTCGTGGCGGGGATCGCCACGTTCGCCCTCCTCTACTCCACCCAGGCCCTGCTGCCCGCCGTGTCGGCGTCCTTCCACGCCACGGCCGAGCAGGCGAGCTGGACGGTCTCCGCGGCCACCGGCGGGCTGGCCCTGTGCGTCCTCCCGCTGAGCGCGCTGTCCGAGCGCTTCGGGCGGCGGCAGATGATGACCGCCTCGCTGGCGGTCGCCGTGGTGATCGGGCTCCTCGTGCCCTTCGCCCCGTCGCTCGGCTGGCTGATCGCGCTGCGCGCGGTCCAGGGCGCGGCGCTGGCGGGACTGCCCGCGTCGGCCATGGCGTATCTGGCCGAGGAGGTGCGGCCCAAGGCTCTGGTGGCGGCCATCGGACTCTTCGTCGCGGGCAACAGCATCGGCGGCATGAGCGGCCGCGTGCTGTCCGGATGGCTCACCCAGCTGTGGGGCTGGCGCGTGGCGGTCGGCGCCATCGGTCTGCTCGCCCTGGCCTGTGCGGTCGCCTTCCACTTCATGATCCCCGCCGCCCGGCACTTCACCCCGTCCTCGCTCAACCCGAGGGCCCTGGCGAAGACGGTCACCGGCCACCTCTCCGATCCGCTGCTGCGGCGGCTGTACGCGATCGGCGCGCTGTTCATGACGGTCTTCGGCGCGGTCTACACCGTGATCGGCTACCGGCTCACCGAGGAGCCCTTCAGCCTTCCGCAGGGCGTCGTCGGGTCGATCTTCCTGGTCTACCTCGTCGGTACGCTCTCCTCCGCCGGCGCCGGCAGGCTGGTCGCCCGGCTGGGCCGCCGCGGGGCGCTCTACCTCGCCGTGTCGACGACGGCCGCGGGTCTGCTGCTCACGCTCGCCGGCCAGCTCGCCGCGGTCCTGGCGGGCCTCGTCCTGATCACGGCCGGGTTCTTCGCCGGACACGCCGTCGCCTCGTCGTCGGTCAGCCGTACGGCGACGACGGGCCGGGCGCAGGCATCGGCGCTGTACCAGTCCGCCTACTACCTCGGCTCCAGCGCGGGCGGCACGCTCGGCGCGGTCGCCTTCCACGCCGGCGGCTGGGCCGGCACGGTCGCGCTGGGTCTCCTGGCGGTCCTCGGCGTGCTGTCGATCACCCTGTTCGGCACCAGGGCGGCGCGGAGCGAGCGCATGAGGGCGGGAACCGTACCGGCTATGCACAACTGA
- a CDS encoding PspC domain-containing protein, whose amino-acid sequence MAALARPVEGRMIGGVCAALARRFGTSAGTMRVIFLVSCLLPGPQFLLYLALWILLPSEKSPATTAW is encoded by the coding sequence ATGGCCGCACTTGCCCGCCCTGTCGAGGGACGCATGATCGGTGGTGTGTGCGCAGCGCTGGCACGGCGCTTCGGCACCTCCGCAGGGACGATGCGCGTCATCTTCCTGGTCTCGTGCCTGCTCCCGGGGCCCCAGTTCCTGCTCTACCTCGCCCTGTGGATCCTGCTCCCCTCGGAGAAGTCCCCGGCCACGACGGCCTGGTGA
- a CDS encoding VanZ family protein, with amino-acid sequence MYVRHSSDGRAVIRFRAAGVFLLLAHLLFVGWLTLRPLDVPWVTAANLHPFAGIRADLAMGPAEAARRIGKGLLLLAPLGVLLPMAGGRLLVSPWASLARTVAAGALISMAIELGQTGVPGQVVDVDSLLLNTAGVALAHLLVVPLCRARLRRGNRAGAGDLSRIGNGTRTFRSEAPQGSTPTITGVGIAP; translated from the coding sequence GTGTACGTGCGTCACAGTTCGGACGGCCGGGCCGTCATCCGCTTCCGCGCGGCGGGGGTCTTCCTCCTCCTCGCGCACCTTCTGTTCGTCGGCTGGCTGACGCTGCGCCCGCTGGACGTGCCCTGGGTGACGGCGGCGAACCTCCATCCCTTCGCCGGGATCAGGGCGGACCTGGCCATGGGACCTGCCGAGGCCGCGCGCCGCATCGGCAAGGGACTCCTGCTGCTCGCGCCGCTGGGCGTCCTGCTGCCGATGGCGGGCGGGCGGCTGCTGGTGTCCCCGTGGGCGTCGCTGGCCCGTACCGTCGCCGCCGGCGCGCTGATCTCCATGGCGATCGAGCTGGGGCAGACGGGGGTGCCGGGACAGGTCGTCGACGTCGACTCGCTGCTGCTGAACACCGCCGGGGTCGCGCTGGCCCACCTGCTCGTCGTCCCGCTGTGCCGGGCGCGGCTGCGCCGGGGCAACCGGGCGGGCGCCGGGGACCTGTCCCGGATCGGGAACGGCACCCGGACCTTCCGGAGCGAGGCCCCTCAGGGATCGACCCCGACGATTACCGGGGTCGGGATCGCCCCGTAG
- a CDS encoding aldehyde dehydrogenase family protein, translated as MSDGRLSVFKTYKLYVGGKFPRSESGRVYEVTAKKSASAAADRGKWLANAPLSSRKDARDAVVAARKAFGGWSGATAYNRGQVLYRVAEMLEGRRDQFVREVADAEGLSKSKAAAVVDAAVDRWVWYAGWTDKIGQIVGGANPVAGPFFNLSTPEPTGVVAVLAPQESSFLGLVSVIAPVIATGNTAVVVASADAPLPALSLGEVLATSDVPGGVVNILSGRTAELAAPLASHQDVNAIDLTGAGAELATELEIAAADNLKRVVRPQAVDGADWSADPGTHRLTAFLETKTVWHPTGALGTSGSSY; from the coding sequence ATGTCTGACGGGCGACTGAGCGTCTTCAAGACCTACAAGCTGTACGTCGGGGGCAAGTTCCCCCGCTCCGAGAGCGGCCGGGTGTACGAGGTGACGGCGAAGAAATCAGCCAGTGCCGCGGCGGACCGGGGCAAGTGGCTCGCGAACGCGCCGCTGTCCTCCCGCAAGGACGCCCGTGACGCGGTCGTCGCCGCGCGCAAGGCGTTCGGCGGCTGGTCGGGCGCGACGGCGTACAACCGCGGCCAGGTCCTCTACCGCGTCGCGGAGATGCTGGAGGGGCGCCGGGACCAGTTCGTGCGCGAGGTCGCCGACGCGGAGGGGCTGTCGAAGTCCAAGGCCGCTGCCGTCGTCGACGCTGCGGTCGACCGCTGGGTCTGGTACGCGGGCTGGACCGACAAGATCGGCCAGATCGTGGGCGGGGCGAACCCGGTGGCGGGCCCGTTCTTCAACCTCTCCACCCCGGAGCCGACGGGCGTGGTCGCCGTCCTGGCACCGCAGGAGTCGTCCTTCCTCGGCCTGGTGTCGGTGATCGCCCCGGTGATCGCCACCGGGAACACCGCGGTCGTCGTCGCCTCGGCGGACGCCCCCCTGCCCGCGCTCTCCCTCGGCGAGGTGCTGGCCACCTCCGACGTGCCGGGCGGCGTGGTGAACATCCTGTCCGGGCGGACGGCCGAGCTCGCGGCTCCGCTGGCGTCCCACCAGGACGTCAACGCCATCGACCTCACCGGCGCCGGCGCCGAGCTGGCGACGGAGCTGGAGATCGCCGCGGCGGACAACCTGAAGCGCGTCGTGCGTCCACAGGCTGTGGACGGGGCGGACTGGTCGGCCGATCCCGGCACCCACCGCCTCACGGCGTTCCTGGAGACCAAGACGGTCTGGCACCCGACGGGCGCCCTGGGGACCTCCGGCTCCTCGTACTGA
- a CDS encoding LysR family transcriptional regulator yields MAHQHSSQPRLSPGSNEEDIRAVLAPRLAYFEAVARHEHVTRAAQELGVPQSTLSRAIVRLEEDLGVALFARSGRTVSLTPAGRTFLTSAERALAEVEKAADSVRADADPTAGKVAFGFLHTLGSETVPALIRAFRADHPNVRFQLVQNYGEAMIERLRAGGLDLCLTSPVPDAPDLVTRRLDEQRLRLVVPDDHRLASRRRVRLAEAADETFVTLEPGYGLRRITDDLCAEAGFTPRIAFEGEEAETLRGLVAAGLGVALLPPPAVPRPSVVELAVTSPRAAREIGVAWLDGHPDTPPVAAFKQFLLSRRGSLLPD; encoded by the coding sequence ATGGCGCATCAACACAGCTCACAGCCCAGGCTGTCACCGGGTAGTAACGAAGAAGACATCCGCGCCGTGCTCGCGCCCCGCCTGGCGTACTTCGAGGCGGTGGCCCGGCACGAGCACGTCACGCGGGCCGCGCAGGAGCTCGGCGTCCCCCAGTCCACGCTGTCGCGCGCCATCGTGCGGCTCGAGGAGGACCTGGGCGTCGCCCTGTTCGCCCGGAGCGGCCGCACCGTCTCCCTCACGCCCGCGGGGCGCACCTTCCTCACCTCCGCCGAACGCGCCCTGGCGGAGGTGGAGAAGGCGGCCGACTCCGTGCGCGCCGACGCCGACCCCACGGCGGGCAAGGTCGCCTTCGGCTTCCTGCACACGCTGGGTTCCGAGACCGTGCCCGCCCTGATCCGGGCCTTCCGCGCCGACCACCCCAACGTCCGGTTCCAACTCGTGCAGAACTACGGCGAGGCGATGATCGAGCGACTGCGGGCGGGCGGGCTCGACCTCTGCCTGACCTCACCCGTACCGGACGCCCCCGACCTCGTCACCCGGCGCCTGGACGAACAGCGGCTGCGCCTCGTCGTGCCCGACGACCACCGGCTCGCGAGTCGTCGCAGGGTCCGCCTCGCCGAGGCCGCGGACGAGACGTTCGTCACCCTCGAACCCGGCTACGGGCTCCGGCGGATCACCGACGACCTCTGCGCCGAGGCCGGCTTCACCCCGCGGATCGCCTTCGAGGGCGAGGAGGCCGAGACCCTGCGCGGCCTGGTCGCGGCCGGGCTCGGCGTCGCCCTGCTCCCGCCGCCCGCCGTCCCCAGGCCGTCGGTGGTGGAGCTGGCGGTGACCTCGCCCCGCGCGGCCAGGGAGATCGGGGTCGCCTGGCTGGACGGACACCCCGACACTCCGCCGGTGGCCGCCTTCAAGCAGTTCCTGCTGTCGCGGAGGGGAAGCCTGCTGCCGGACTGA
- a CDS encoding adenosine deaminase → MTSQTRNVPGPEQIRRAPKVLLHDHLDGGLRPGTIVELALAQGYDALPETEPDKLGVWFREAADSGSLERYLETFAHTCAVMQTRDALFRVAAECAEDLAEDGVVYAEVRYAPEQHLTDGLTLEEVVEAVNDGFREGERRARENGHRIRVGALLTAMRHAARSLEIAELANRYRDMGVVGFDIAGAEAGFPPTRHLDAFEYLKRENNHFTIHAGEAFGLPSIWQALQWCGADRLGHGVRIIDDIEIADDGSVTLGRLASYVRDKRIPLELCPTSNLQTGAAASYAEHPIGLLRKLHFRATVNTDNRLMSGTSMSQEFERLTETFGYTLDDMQWFTVNAMKSAFIPFDERLAMINDVVKPGYAELKSEWLFRQTAVTSGSSSFAG, encoded by the coding sequence ATGACGAGCCAGACCCGGAATGTCCCCGGCCCCGAACAGATCCGCCGCGCACCCAAGGTGCTGCTCCACGACCACCTCGACGGCGGCCTCCGCCCCGGCACGATCGTCGAACTGGCTCTGGCGCAGGGTTACGACGCGCTCCCCGAGACCGAGCCCGACAAGCTGGGCGTCTGGTTCCGTGAGGCGGCCGACTCCGGTTCCCTGGAGCGCTACCTGGAGACCTTCGCCCACACCTGTGCCGTCATGCAGACCCGCGACGCGCTGTTCCGGGTGGCCGCGGAGTGCGCGGAGGACCTCGCGGAGGACGGAGTCGTCTACGCCGAGGTGAGGTACGCCCCCGAGCAGCACCTCACGGACGGTCTGACCCTGGAAGAGGTCGTCGAGGCGGTCAACGACGGCTTCCGCGAAGGTGAGCGCAGGGCCCGGGAGAACGGCCACCGCATCCGTGTGGGCGCCCTCCTGACCGCCATGCGGCACGCCGCGCGCTCCCTGGAGATCGCCGAACTCGCCAACCGCTACCGCGACATGGGCGTCGTCGGCTTCGACATCGCGGGCGCGGAGGCGGGCTTCCCTCCCACGCGGCACCTGGACGCGTTCGAGTACCTCAAGCGCGAGAACAACCACTTCACGATCCACGCGGGCGAGGCCTTCGGGCTGCCGTCCATCTGGCAGGCCCTGCAGTGGTGCGGAGCGGACCGGCTCGGCCACGGTGTGCGGATCATCGACGACATCGAGATCGCCGACGACGGCAGCGTGACCCTGGGCCGTCTCGCCTCCTACGTACGCGACAAGCGCATCCCGCTGGAGCTCTGCCCGACGTCGAACCTGCAGACGGGCGCGGCCGCCTCGTACGCCGAGCACCCGATCGGGCTGCTGCGGAAGCTGCATTTCCGCGCCACGGTGAATACGGACAACCGGCTGATGAGCGGTACGAGCATGAGCCAGGAATTCGAGCGGCTGACCGAGACATTCGGATACACGCTCGACGACATGCAGTGGTTCACAGTCAATGCGATGAAATCAGCGTTCATTCCTTTCGATGAACGTCTGGCGATGATCAACGACGTCGTCAAGCCCGGTTACGCGGAGCTGAAATCCGAGTGGCTCTTCCGGCAGACGGCTGTCACCAGCGGTTCTTCCTCCTTCGCCGGCTGA
- the afsQ1 gene encoding two-component system response regulator AfsQ1, with protein MPFLLLIEDDDAIRTALELSLSRQGHRVATAATGEDGLELLREQRPDLVVLDVMLPGIDGFEVCRRIRRTDQLPIILLTARSDDIDVVVGLESGADDYVVKPVQGRVLDARIRAVLRRGERESTDSATFGSVVIDRSAMTVTKNGEDLQLTPTELRLLLELSRRPGQALSRQQLLRLVWEHDYLGDSRLVDACVQRLRAKVEDVPSSPTLIRTVRGVGYRLDSPQ; from the coding sequence GTGCCTTTCCTGTTGCTGATCGAGGACGACGACGCCATCCGCACGGCCCTCGAACTCTCGCTGTCTCGCCAGGGCCACCGTGTGGCCACCGCGGCGACGGGAGAGGACGGCCTGGAGCTGCTCCGGGAGCAGCGGCCGGACCTGGTCGTGCTGGACGTGATGCTGCCCGGGATCGACGGTTTCGAGGTGTGCCGGCGCATCCGGCGCACCGACCAGCTGCCGATCATCCTGCTGACCGCGCGCAGCGACGACATCGACGTCGTGGTGGGACTGGAGTCCGGCGCGGACGACTACGTGGTGAAGCCCGTGCAGGGCCGGGTGCTCGACGCCCGTATCCGCGCGGTCCTGCGGCGCGGCGAGCGCGAGTCGACGGACTCGGCGACGTTCGGCAGCGTCGTCATCGACCGTTCGGCGATGACGGTCACCAAGAACGGGGAGGACCTGCAGCTCACGCCGACCGAGCTGCGTCTCCTGCTCGAACTGAGCCGCAGGCCCGGACAGGCCCTGTCTCGGCAGCAGTTGCTGCGCCTGGTGTGGGAGCACGACTACCTCGGTGACTCGCGGCTGGTGGACGCCTGCGTGCAGCGGCTGCGGGCGAAGGTGGAGGACGTGCCCTCGTCGCCCACCCTGATCCGCACGGTGCGCGGCGTCGGCTACCGGCTGGACTCGCCTCAGTGA
- a CDS encoding uridine kinase, with protein MLDTNRTSGGSPTRVNASHFCSVSSQPIPTRVVLLAGPSGSGKSSLAARSGLPVLRLDDFYKEGNDPTLPRVTGSTDIDWDSALSWDADAAVAAVAELCRTGRTDVPLYDIATSSRVGRETLDIERTPLFVAEGIFAADIVGRCQELGLLADALCLRGRPSTTFRRRLLRDLREGRKSVPFLLRRGWRLMRAERRIVARQTALGAYPCAKQEALGRLAAAAAGRCLAPRSRVPN; from the coding sequence ATGCTCGATACCAACAGGACCTCCGGGGGATCCCCTACGCGGGTCAATGCCTCACACTTCTGTTCTGTGAGTTCCCAACCGATCCCCACTCGCGTCGTGCTGCTCGCCGGTCCTTCCGGCTCCGGCAAGTCGTCCCTGGCCGCCCGCAGCGGTCTGCCCGTGCTGCGCCTGGACGACTTCTACAAGGAGGGAAACGACCCGACACTGCCCCGGGTCACCGGCAGCACCGACATCGACTGGGACTCGGCGCTGTCCTGGGACGCGGACGCGGCGGTCGCGGCCGTCGCCGAGCTGTGCCGGACGGGGCGCACGGACGTGCCGCTGTACGACATCGCCACGAGTTCGCGGGTCGGCCGGGAGACGCTCGACATCGAACGCACGCCCCTGTTCGTCGCCGAGGGGATCTTCGCCGCCGACATAGTCGGGCGCTGCCAGGAGCTCGGCCTGCTGGCCGACGCCCTGTGCCTGCGCGGCCGTCCGTCCACGACGTTCCGCCGGAGGCTGCTCAGGGACCTGCGGGAGGGGCGCAAGTCCGTGCCGTTCCTGCTGCGGCGCGGGTGGCGGCTGATGCGGGCCGAGCGGCGCATCGTGGCCCGCCAGACCGCGCTGGGCGCGTACCCCTGTGCCAAGCAGGAGGCGCTGGGCCGGCTGGCCGCCGCGGCGGCGGGCCGCTGCCTCGCTCCCCGGAGCCGGGTACCGAACTGA
- a CDS encoding HAMP domain-containing sensor histidine kinase, which yields MSDSAKRSVLAGLRWTSLRLRLLIVFALVALTAAVSASGIAYWLNREAVLTRTQDSALGDFRRQMQNQAASLPLEPPAEDLRDAAEQMASSGPGYHVLLVGTRDGKPVTGSSDIDSFTKVDVPASLQKQVNKKQPLTSSNTYEYHLFWQRTTMGGTPYLVAGTKIIGGGPAGYMLKSLDQEREDLSSLAWSLGIATALALVGSALLAQASATTVLRPVQRLGDAARKLGEGKLDTRLVVSGTDELADLSHTFNKAASSLEKKVADMSAREESSRRFVADMSHELRTPLTAITAVAEVLEDEADSLDPMIAPAVHLVVSETRRLNDLVENLMEVTRFDAGTARLVLDTVDVADQVTACIDARAWLDAVDLDAERGIMVRLDPRRLDVILANLVGNALKHGGSPVRVSVRTDDDELVIEVRDHGPGIPEDVLPHVFDRFYKASASRPRSEGSGLGLSIAVENAHIHGGDITASNLPDGEGAMFVLRLPRDAEGLTGLPGDDDRDEKGDAK from the coding sequence GTGAGCGATTCCGCGAAACGTTCCGTACTCGCGGGTCTTCGCTGGACCAGCCTGAGGCTGCGGCTGCTGATCGTGTTCGCGCTGGTGGCCCTGACGGCCGCGGTGTCCGCTTCCGGCATCGCGTACTGGCTCAACCGCGAGGCCGTGCTGACCCGCACCCAGGACTCGGCGCTGGGCGACTTCCGCCGCCAGATGCAGAACCAGGCCGCGTCGCTGCCGCTGGAGCCGCCGGCGGAGGACCTCCGCGACGCCGCAGAGCAGATGGCGAGCAGCGGCCCGGGCTACCACGTGCTGCTCGTCGGCACGCGCGACGGCAAGCCGGTGACCGGGTCGTCCGACATCGACTCCTTCACCAAGGTCGACGTGCCCGCGTCGCTGCAGAAGCAGGTCAACAAGAAGCAGCCGCTGACGTCGAGCAACACCTACGAGTACCACCTGTTCTGGCAGCGTACGACGATGGGCGGCACTCCCTACCTGGTGGCCGGGACGAAGATCATCGGTGGTGGACCGGCCGGTTACATGCTGAAGTCCCTCGACCAGGAGCGCGAGGACCTCAGCTCGCTCGCCTGGTCGCTGGGCATCGCCACGGCTTTGGCCCTCGTGGGATCGGCCCTCCTCGCGCAGGCGTCCGCGACGACCGTGCTGCGGCCGGTGCAGCGGCTCGGCGACGCGGCCCGCAAGCTCGGCGAGGGGAAGCTCGACACCCGTCTCGTGGTCTCCGGAACCGACGAACTCGCCGATCTCTCCCACACGTTCAACAAGGCGGCGAGCTCCCTGGAGAAGAAGGTCGCCGACATGAGCGCGCGGGAGGAGTCGAGCCGCAGGTTCGTCGCCGACATGTCGCACGAGCTGCGTACGCCCCTCACGGCGATCACCGCGGTCGCCGAGGTGCTGGAGGACGAGGCGGACAGCCTCGACCCGATGATCGCCCCGGCCGTGCACCTGGTGGTGAGCGAGACCCGGCGGCTGAACGACCTGGTCGAGAACCTCATGGAGGTCACGCGCTTCGACGCGGGCACGGCCCGCCTCGTCCTCGACACCGTCGACGTCGCCGACCAGGTGACCGCGTGCATCGACGCCCGCGCCTGGCTGGACGCGGTCGATCTGGACGCGGAGCGCGGCATCATGGTGCGGCTGGATCCGCGGCGGCTCGACGTGATCCTGGCGAACCTGGTCGGCAACGCGCTCAAGCACGGCGGCTCGCCGGTGCGGGTGTCGGTGCGGACCGACGACGACGAGCTGGTCATCGAGGTGCGCGACCACGGCCCGGGCATCCCGGAAGACGTGCTGCCCCACGTGTTCGACCGTTTCTACAAGGCGAGTGCCTCCCGGCCGCGCTCCGAGGGCAGCGGTCTCGGTCTGTCCATCGCGGTGGAGAACGCGCACATCCACGGTGGCGACATCACGGCCTCGAACCTCCCGGACGGTGAGGGAGCGATGTTCGTGCTGCGTCTCCCGCGCGACGCCGAAGGACTGACGGGCCTGCCGGGCGACGACGACCGGGACGAGAAGGGCGACGCCAAGTGA
- a CDS encoding SigE family RNA polymerase sigma factor, translated as MNALHSTTSSAVVTRLHDVGKSPEKSGTGARGCYRNAGRQHSSYLTMVDASTGENGGRAYGEGSGERKVPAQAESAEAAFTAYVQERRASLYATAYHLTGDRFEAEDLLQSALFSTYRAWDRISDKAAVGGYLRRTMTNLHISAWRRRKLNEYPTEELPETVGDTDAMRGTELRAVLWQALARLPELQRTMLVLRYYEGRTDPEIASILDISVGTVKSSIWRSLRRLREDDVLSFGRDEEESFGELVA; from the coding sequence ATGAACGCACTGCACAGCACCACCTCAAGCGCAGTTGTCACGCGCCTCCACGACGTCGGCAAGAGCCCGGAGAAGTCCGGCACCGGAGCACGGGGGTGTTACCGGAACGCCGGTCGTCAGCACTCGTCGTACCTGACGATGGTTGACGCGTCCACGGGGGAAAACGGGGGAAGGGCGTACGGGGAGGGCTCGGGGGAGCGGAAGGTCCCGGCGCAGGCCGAGAGCGCCGAAGCGGCGTTCACGGCCTACGTCCAGGAGCGCCGCGCCTCCCTGTACGCGACCGCCTACCACCTGACCGGCGACCGGTTCGAGGCCGAGGACCTGCTGCAGAGCGCCCTCTTCTCGACGTACCGCGCCTGGGACAGGATCAGCGACAAGGCCGCGGTCGGCGGATACCTGCGCCGGACCATGACCAACCTGCACATCAGCGCATGGCGCAGGCGCAAGCTCAACGAGTACCCGACCGAGGAGCTGCCGGAGACGGTGGGCGACACGGACGCGATGCGGGGCACGGAACTGCGCGCCGTGCTCTGGCAGGCGCTGGCGCGGCTGCCCGAACTCCAGCGCACGATGCTGGTCCTCCGCTACTACGAGGGCCGCACGGACCCGGAGATCGCGTCGATACTCGACATCAGTGTCGGCACGGTGAAGTCGAGCATCTGGCGGTCGCTCCGCCGGCTGCGCGAGGACGACGTCCTCAGCTTCGGCCGTGACGAGGAGGAGTCCTTCGGCGAGCTGGTGGCCTGA